The Penicillium digitatum chromosome 6, complete sequence genome contains the following window.
GCCACTGAGAAACGCCCTGAGATCATTGAGCTTGCTCGGGGACTGGCAGGAGTACCCTTGTGCGATGACTATGAGCGCATGGTATCTGGAATGATGTATGTATCATTCACAATATACTTGCAGCCGTATCAAAAACCGGATTGATCTTTATCTGTTCAGGTACAACCCGAACATTCCGAAACTGCTAGAGGCGCGGCATCTATGTCGGGGACGTGCCGCAGACTTCAACAATCTGGATACCAGGACCGTGACATACGACAAGATTGGCGAGAAGCGCCTAGAGTTATTGCGGAAACTCGTTGGTAGAGTTGGAGATGGAACGTTTATCGAGCCGCCATTTTTGCCAGACTACGGGTGCAATACTATCATCGGAAAGGATTGCTTCTTCAACTGGAAGTGAGTCAGCCTTCTCTCCACGTGTCTCATCGAAACTTACCAACAACTCTCAGCGTTACTATACTAGACACGAGCCTAGTTGTCA
Protein-coding sequences here:
- a CDS encoding O-acetyltransferase, putative yields the protein MAATEKRPEIIELARGLAGVPLCDDYERMVSGMMYNPNIPKLLEARHLCRGRAADFNNLDTRTVTYDKIGEKRLELLRKLVGRVGDGTFIEPPFLPDYGCNTIIGKDCFFNWNVTILDTSLVVIGDRVQIGTGVGIITAGHDTSILSRRKFVEFGHPIFIEDDCWIGSNVTILPGVRIGQGSTIGAGSVVTKDIPPFSVAVGTPCRVKKTIPSAEEEEQDPNNQYRSLDREDR